In one Moritella sp. 5 genomic region, the following are encoded:
- a CDS encoding DUF2062 domain-containing protein, giving the protein MPKNLIKKYLPNPESIKEHKHLKIFGDLLHNPNLWHLNRRSAAGAFAVGLFMAFVPVPFQMLLAAGFAILFRVNLPLSVALVWLSNPITMPPMFFATYELGAWILQEPVHPFSFELTIDWLMQAINLYGPAFLLGCFVSGTLFSIAGYFSIRWLWRWKIINAWKKRKASRTK; this is encoded by the coding sequence ATGCCTAAGAATTTAATTAAAAAATATCTCCCAAACCCAGAATCAATCAAAGAACATAAGCACCTTAAGATCTTTGGTGATCTGTTACACAACCCAAACCTCTGGCACCTAAATCGCCGCTCTGCAGCTGGTGCTTTCGCTGTTGGTCTTTTTATGGCGTTTGTTCCCGTGCCTTTTCAGATGTTATTAGCCGCTGGTTTTGCCATTTTATTCCGTGTAAATTTACCATTATCAGTAGCGCTCGTGTGGTTATCAAACCCCATTACCATGCCACCAATGTTTTTTGCCACTTATGAGTTAGGTGCATGGATATTGCAAGAACCAGTCCATCCATTCTCATTCGAACTAACAATAGACTGGTTAATGCAGGCGATAAACTTATATGGTCCTGCATTTCTACTTGGCTGTTTTGTATCCGGCACACTCTTTTCTATTGCTGGTTATTTTAGTATCCGCTGGTTATGGCGTTGGAAAATTATTAATGCTTGGAAGAAACGTAAAGCATCACGCACAAAATAA